The nucleotide sequence ACGCTGTCAGCGATGAACTGCGCCATGGCCACCGGCATCGAGACCAGATCTGCCTCGTTCACGCCGGAGTTGATCAGGATGCGCACCATGGGGATCGTGAACAGCAGCACGAAGCCTGCGCCCAGAATCGTGCGGCTGGATTCCGTGACGGCGGCACTGACATCCTGCATGCGCATGCGGTGCAGCACGACGGTCAGCAGCACCACGATCACCAGGATACCGCCGGGCAGATACAGTGGTTGCAGACTGCCGGAGATGTCACTCTCGCCCAGGATACCGCTCCAGCCGAAGCTCAAGGAGGTCAGCGCTTCCTTGAGCGGCTCGATGACGCGGGACATCACCAGCAGCACTGCCAGCAGTACGTAGGGCAGCCAGCCCATGCCGACCGAGAGCGGCGTGCGGCCCTCGACGGGCTCCAGCGTCATGTCCAGCTTGCCCACCCATTCCTCGGGCCAGTGGTCAGCGTTCGGGAAGTCCCAGGTCCGGCTGGGCAGCAGAAAGCCCTTGCGCGCCGCGGGTACCACGATGGCGAGGCCCACCATGGCGCCGATCATCGAGGGGAATTCCGGCCCGAGCAGCAGGCCGGCCAGTACATAGGGCACCACGAAGCAGATACCCGCGAACAGCGCGAAGGGAGCGACTTCGAGTCCCTCGCGCCAGGAGCGATTGGCCCCGAAGTAGCGGACCATCACCGCCACCATGATGAGTGGCATGCAGATACCGATGATGCCGTGGGTAATGGCGACTTCCGAGGTGATCAACTGGAAGTAGCTGTCCCAGCTTGACCCGTTCGCGGCCAGAGCGTCACTGACGCCAGCCTTGTCGAGTCCTCCCGAGACACCGACGACGATGGGGGTGCCGACAGCACCGAAGGAGACCGGAGTGGATTGCACCATCATGCCGACCACGACGGCGGCCAGTGCCGGGAAGCCCAGTGCCACCATCAAGGGGGCAGCGACGGCAGCGGGTGTGCCGAAGCCTGAGGCACCCTCGATGAAGCAACCGAACAGCCAGGCGACGATGATGGCCTGTACTCGCCGGTCCGGGCTGATGCCGGAGAAGCCATTGCGGATCGCGGCAATGCCGCCGGAGTGCTTGAGCGTATTGAGCAGCAGCAGGGCACCGAAGATGATCCACAGGATCGCCACCGTCAGTATCAAGCCCTGCAACGATGAGGCCATGACGCGTGTGAAGGTCATGTCCCAGGCAAGCAGGGCGATCAGGGCCGTGACCACGAAGACGATGGGCATGGCAATGCGGGCAGGGATTCTGAACCCTATCAGCAAGATACCAGCCAGTATCAATGGCGTGAACGCCAGAAGCGCCATCCATGATGCATTCATGTCAATACTCTCCTTCGCATGAAAGGGTGATTGTCTTTTTGTTGGTTTTTGTCACTGCAATGTGAAGGTTGATCCAGGGTTTGGCGTTGAGTTTTCATCCACACTGCGGGAAATCACCGTAGGGCTCACCAGATCAAGGTAAGCGAGGAAAACATTCTTGGCGACGTCATGTTGACTGGTAATACCAGTGTCAAACACCGTTTTGAAGACGCGAATATTCGAAGTTTTTCATGAGGTTATGAAAGCCCTGGATAGGCAGTCATGGAGTTTCAGAGACTCTGGTTACGACCAATTAGGGATGGGTTTATG is from Cobetia marina and encodes:
- a CDS encoding L-lactate permease is translated as MNASWMALLAFTPLILAGILLIGFRIPARIAMPIVFVVTALIALLAWDMTFTRVMASSLQGLILTVAILWIIFGALLLLNTLKHSGGIAAIRNGFSGISPDRRVQAIIVAWLFGCFIEGASGFGTPAAVAAPLMVALGFPALAAVVVGMMVQSTPVSFGAVGTPIVVGVSGGLDKAGVSDALAANGSSWDSYFQLITSEVAITHGIIGICMPLIMVAVMVRYFGANRSWREGLEVAPFALFAGICFVVPYVLAGLLLGPEFPSMIGAMVGLAIVVPAARKGFLLPSRTWDFPNADHWPEEWVGKLDMTLEPVEGRTPLSVGMGWLPYVLLAVLLVMSRVIEPLKEALTSLSFGWSGILGESDISGSLQPLYLPGGILVIVVLLTVVLHRMRMQDVSAAVTESSRTILGAGFVLLFTIPMVRILINSGVNEADLVSMPVAMAQFIADSVGDIYPLFAPSVGALGAFIAGSNTVSNLMLADFQFNVAGALGISSAMMVALQAVGAAAGNMIAIHNVVAASATVGLLGREGITLRKTILPTLYYVIFAGIIGMIAFHGLGVVDGLMR